In the Candidatus Deferrimicrobiaceae bacterium genome, CTTTGGCCGCTCCCGGAGGGAACGCGGCGTCGAGCCGGGCGAGGTCGCCCGACGTCAGCACCACGTTCAGGGCCCCGGCGTTTTCCTCCAGGCGCTCCACCCGCTTGGTCCCCGGGATCGGAAAGATGTCCTGGTCGAGCAGCCATACCAGGGCGAGCTGGGAGGGACGGCATTTCTTTTCCGCGGCGATTTCCTCGAGGTGTTTCACGAGGGAAAGGTTATACGCGAGGTTCTCCCCGACGAAGCGCGGGGAGCTGCGCCGGTAGTCTCCTTCGGCAAGGTCGTCA is a window encoding:
- a CDS encoding aldo/keto reductase, whose amino-acid sequence is DDLAEGDYRRSSPRFVGENLAYNLSLVKHLEEIAAEKKCRPSQLALVWLLDQDIFPIPGTKRVERLEENAGALNVVLTSGDLARLDAAFPPGAAKGTRYHEQAMEALNR